The Coffea arabica cultivar ET-39 chromosome 9e, Coffea Arabica ET-39 HiFi, whole genome shotgun sequence genome has a window encoding:
- the LOC113723425 gene encoding protein TIC 20-II, chloroplastic-like: MATLPLLRPSVLRHPINPLHRKLHPPPPHSTHLKFPQPSKPVTSPMSVSASSKTPIPAADRLMSAASYCYPLFNGFQYGRFLLSEYPILATPFKPIIPVVSAYHSIPYASFISFFAFYLGIVRNPNVSRYVRFNALQALVLDVVLVVPMMVQQILSPGLNLTILGYNCLFVFLVACFAYALGCSVLGKTPYLPFIAEAASRQLDYS, translated from the coding sequence ATGGCCACCCTCCCACTCCTGCGCCCCTCCGTCCTCCGCCACCCTATCAATCCCCTCCACCGCAAACTCCATCCACCCCCTCCCCACAGCACCCATCTCAAATTCCCGCAGCCATCAAAACCTGTCACTTCCCCTATGTCCGTCTCCGCATCCTCCAAAACTCCAATCCCCGCCGCAGACCGTCTAATGTCAGCCGCATCCTACTGCTACCCCCTCTTCAATGGGTTCCAATACGGCCGCTTCCTCTTATCCGAGTACCCCATTTTAGCGACTCCCTTTAAACCCATCATCCCTGTCGTGTCTGCCTACCACTCCATCCCCTACGCCTCCTTCATCTCCTTCTTCGCCTTCTACCTGGGCATCGTCCGAAACCCGAACGTCAGCCGGTACGTCCGTTTTAACGCTCTTCAGGCTCTGGTACTCGACGTGGTCCTGGTGGTGCCGATGATGGTGCAGCAGATTTTGTCTCCGGGGCTGAATCTCACCATCTTGGGATACAATTGCCTCTTTGTGTTCTTGGTGGCTTGCTTTGCTTATGCACTTGGGTGTAGCGTGCTTGGGAAGACTCCTTACTTGCCTTTTATTGCTGAGGCTGCCAGCAGACAATTGGATTACTCCTAA
- the LOC113709443 gene encoding protein TIC 20-II, chloroplastic-like codes for MAGLPILRLSVLPHPLKPRHPKLHPLLSHRPPPLKTPSPPISSSYSPTPATDRLISAASFFFPLFNGLQYGRFLFSQYPILAAPFKPIIPLLSLYHSVPYASFVSFFALYIGIVRNPSLSRYIRFNALQALVLDVLLVVPMLIQRILSPGQTGLGLKLTIWGYNALFVFLVACFAYGLGCSVLGKTPHLPFVAAAAGRQID; via the coding sequence ATGGCCGGTCTCCCAATTCTCCGCCTCTCCGTCCTTCCCCATCCGCTCAAACCCCGCCACCCAAAGCTCCACCCACTCCTCTCCCACCGTCCACCACCCCTCAAAACCCCTTCACCACCCATTTCCTCCTCCTACAGCCCCACCCCCGCCACTGACCGCCTAATCTCTGCCGCATCCTTCTTCTTCCCACTCTTCAACGGCCTCCAATACGGCCGCTTCCTCTTCTCTCAATACCCCATCTTAGCTGCCCCCTTCAAGCCCATCATCCCTCTCCTGTCTCTCTACCACTCGGTCCCTTATGCctcttttgtctcctttttTGCCCTCTACATCGGCATAGTCCGGAACCCTAGTCTTAGCCGCTACATTAGATtcaatgctctccaagcccttgttcttGATGTTCTTCTGGTGGTGCCCATGTTGATTCAGAGGATTTTGTCTCCGGGCCAAACTGGCCTCGGGCTCAAGCTCACCATTTGGGGGTATAATGCTCTGTTTGTGTTTTTGGTAGCTTGCTTTGCTTATGGGCTGGGCTGTAGTGTGCTCGGGAAGACTCCCCACTTGCCTTTTGTTGCTGCAGCGGCTGGCAGACAAATCGATTAA
- the LOC113709442 gene encoding putative 12-oxophytodienoate reductase 11 gives MLLGIKMPLPEICLVLGFPQSHRFDGTEEMQGENMEEQSKENHRTSEAETIPLLTPYKMGTFDLSHRVVLAPQSRLRSYNFVAQPHAILYYSQRTTPGGFLIGEASGISETAPGYPNTPGIWTKEQVEAWKPIVNAVHEKGGIFFCQLWHAGRASNYSCQPNGSPPISCTDQPIKFDFHIDGSGGASFPCPRRLAVEEISQVINDFSIAAKNAIEAGFDGVEIHGANGYLVDQFMKDQVNDRTDEYGGSLENRCRFPLQVVEAVADEIGAQRVGIRLSPFANYNDSGDSNPESLGLYMAEALNKYNLLYCHVIEPRMITQFDKLTTRNSLLPMRKAFKGTFIVAGGYDRDDGNKVISQGGADLAAYGRLFLANPDLPRGFELNSPLNKYDRSTFYTSDPVVGYTDYPFLDSNP, from the exons ATGTTACTTGGTATAAAAATGCCATTACCAGAAATCTGCTTGGTGCTAGGATTTCCACAAAGCCATAGGTTTGACGGAACAGAGGAAATGCAAGGAGAGAACATGGAAGAGCAAAGCAAGGAAAATCATCGTACAAGTGAAGCTGAGACCATTCCTCTCTTAACGCCTTACAAGATGGGCACATTTGATCTTTCCCACAG GGTTGTTTTGGCTCCTCAATCAAGACTCAGATCTTACAATTTCGTTGCACAACCCCATGCCATTCTTTACTACTCTCAAAGAACTACACCAGGTGGTTTTTTGATTGGAGAAGCCTCCGGAATCTCAGAGACTGCTCCAGG CTATCCAAATACTCCTGGAATATGGACAAAGGAACAAGTAGAAGCATGGAAACCCATTGTGAATGCAGTTCATGAGAAAGGAGGAATATTTTTCTGCCAACTATGGCATGCTGGAAGAGCTTCAAATTACA GTTGCCAGCCTAATGGAAGTCCCCCAATCTCCTGTACTGACCAgccaattaaatttgatttccaTATTGATGGCTCTGGAGGAGCATCTTTCCCATGCCCAAGGCGATTAGCAGTTGAAGAGATCTCTCAAGTAATCAATGACTTCAGCATTGCAGCTAAGAACGCCATTGAAGCAG GTTTTGATGGGGTTGAGATTCACGGAGCCAACGGATACCTAGTGGATCAGTTCATGAAGGATCAGGTAAATGATAGAACCGATGAGTATGGTGGGAGCCTTGAGAATCGATGTCGCTTCCCTCTACAAGTGGTGGAAGCAGTTGCTGATGAGATAGGAGCTCAAAGAGTTGGAATTAGGCTCTCACCATTTGCTAATTACAATGACTCAGGAGACTCAAACCCTGAATCACTTGGACTCTACATGGCTGAGGCATTGAACAAGTACAACCTACTTTACTGTCATGTGATTGAACCCAGGATGATCACACAATTTGATAAGTTGACAACTAGAAACAGTCTTTTGCCTATGAGAAAAGCCTTCAAAGGAACATTCATTGTTGCTGGCGGATATGATAGAGACGACGGAAATAAAGTTATAAGCCAAGGTGGAGCAGATCTTGCTGCATATGGACGACTATTCTTGGCCAACCCAGACTTACCAAGGGGATTTGAGCTCAATTCACCTCTTAACAAATATGACAGGAGCACTTTTTACACATCTGACCCAGTAGTTGGTTACACGGACTATCCTTTTCTAGACTCCAATCCATAG
- the LOC113710507 gene encoding biotin carboxyl carrier protein of acetyl-CoA carboxylase 1, chloroplastic-like produces the protein MATAFGTATASASAAAAAKNAPKSSPFLPQGHRHFHHSHSKVAFRLTPKPKLRFCSKSLQSTGNRSVVAKAQLNEVAVDGSSNATATSPAKSAEVKDVKSSNEPVASEESVSQFMTQVSDLVKLVDSRDIVELQLKQFDCELLIRKKEALPPPPSTAPIMMAPSHFAPPVAPAAPAPAPAPAAAPAPAPKTAPAASPAAQSPKSSHPPLKCPMAGTFYRSSAPGEPAFVKIGDKVKKGQVLCIIEAMKLMNEIEADQSGTIVEIVAEDGKSVSVGTPLFVIEP, from the exons ATGGCGACGGCGTTTGGAACAGCAACGGCCTCTGCTTCGGCTGCTGCGGCGGCTAAGAATGCCCCCAAATCCTCGCCTTTTTTGCCGCAGGGCCACCGCCATTTCCACCATTCTCACTCCAAGGTCGCCTTCCGCCTCACTCCCAAGCCTAAGCTCCGATTCTGCTCAAAG AGCTTACAGTCCACTGGGAACCGCTCTGTTGTAGCAAAAGCCCAATTGAATGAG GTTGCTGTGGATGGATCCTCAAATGCTACAGCCACTTCTCCTGCAAAATCGGCAGAAGTCAAGGATGTGAAGTCATCAAATGAGCCTGTGGCTTCAGAGGAATCAGTGTCACAGTTTATGACCCAAGTTTCAGACCTTGTGAA ACTAGTTGATTCCAGGGATATTGTGGAGCTACAATTGAAACAATTTGACTGCGAACTCTTAATCCGCAAGAAAGAGGCTTTGCCTCCACCTCCGTCTACTGCACCCATTATGATGGCACCATCCCATTTTGCACCACCTGTGGCACCAGCTGCCCCTGCCCCTGCCCCTGCCCCTGCAGCTGCACCAGCTCCTGCACCTAAAACTGCACCAGCAGCTTCACCTGCTGCTCAGTCACCTAAATCTTCTCACCCTCCACTTAAATGCCCCATGGCGGGAACATTCTATCGTAGTTCAGCACCTGGTGAACCAGCATTTGTGAAG ATTGGAGACAAAGTGAAGAAGGGCCAAGTTCTTTGCATTATTGAGGccatgaaattgatgaatgaaataGAG GCTGATCAATCAGGCACCATAGTTGAGATCGTTGCAGAAGATGGCAAGTCTGTTAGTGTTGGCACT CCTTTGTTTGTGATTGAACCATAG